A genomic segment from Aegilops tauschii subsp. strangulata cultivar AL8/78 chromosome 1, Aet v6.0, whole genome shotgun sequence encodes:
- the LOC109767463 gene encoding uncharacterized protein: MVFEDESSDDLSGLQISSDDDGMHYQIPASIEDQDYNGLENAPEGLYVEHRLPTERRVAFESFETGRRFLVCAQPEAVNCGFLAWVDPEWPPTMQNALLKLWEMFEDSRTARGKDNLESSLTIHHLKEEKRNLDANYDKLVEDVHQLLSAQEVRVLDFSSLQAKEKRDERASASVVAAMKNEMEKKEAENFKMKEKYKVLMNLVEARGTVIRNMKGNHLKEKEKLAEGNNNLKIQVDELTKSLEKVTEENVQLNLHMSDLKRGHENLIKRRDEVKLQLAVQLKSLEKSKEKLKLIHDILKE; this comes from the exons atGGTCTTCGAGGATGAGAGCAGCGACGACTTGTCCGGCCTGCAGAtctcctccgacgacgacgggATGCATTATCAG ATTCCTGCTAGCATTGAAGACCAAGACTACAATGGCTTGGAGAATGCACCAGAGGGGCTCTACGTGGAGCATCGGCTGCCAACTGAGCGCCGTGTAGCTTTTGAATCATTTGAGACGGGCAGGAGGTTTCTAGTTTGTGCTCAGCCT GAAGCTGTCAATTGTGGTTTCCTTGCTTGGGTTGACCCAGAGTGGCCTCCCACAATGCAAAATGCATTGTTGAAGCTTTGGGAAATGTTTGAAGACAGCAGGACTGCTAGGGGGAAGGATAACCTGGAAAGTTCACTTACTATCCACCACCTTAAAGAAGAGAAAAGGAATCTGGATGCCAACTATGACAAACTAGTTGAAGATGTCCATCAACTTCTCAGTGCCCAGGAGGTCAGGGTGTTGGATTTCAGCTCTCTGCAAGCTAAGGAGAAGAGAGATGAGAGAGCCAGTGCATCAGTTGTGGCTGCCATGAAGAATGAGATGGAGAAGAAAGAGGCAGAGAACTTCAAGATGAAAGAGAAGTACAAAGTGTTGATGAACCTGGTAGAAGCTCGAGGCACTGTCATTAGGAACATGAAGGGGAATCATTTGAAAGAGAAGGAAAAGCTAGCTGAAGGCAACAACAATTTAAAGATCCAGGTTGATGAGCTCACCAAGTCTTTGGAAAAAGTCACAGAAGAGAATGTGCAGTTGAACCTTCACATGTCTGATCTCAAGAGGGGACATGAGAATCTGATAAAACGCAGGGATGAGGTAAAGCTCCAGCTTGCTGTTCAGTTGAAGTCACTGGAGAAGAGCAAAGAGAAGTTGAAGTTGATCCATGACATCTTGAAGGAATGA